The proteins below are encoded in one region of Tepidisphaeraceae bacterium:
- a CDS encoding XylR family transcriptional regulator gives MLQRGAKSVALLARLDWGFSRAAIRGASLHAHTAGWHLHLGPPVPDIIPLLREWSVDGVIGYVPSESFRTALTHVCPNVVSLSNIVKATGDGSDRLRVVSADDAAVGAMAAQHFIERRFRHFAYLGYADMLYSVDRERGFCEKVRLHGMKVAVYHAARPSANTFPRSLKAFDDGGLAKWLREMPKPVAILTCHDACAMQLAETCRIAGLAVPEQVAIVGVDDDEALCLAAWPPLSSVQLPAEQIGRQAALCLQRMMERNATEAATLLPPTRVVTRQSSDIIAVDDDDVAGAIRIIRDAGGCITVSELMQRLTISRRALQMKFHRLLGRSPLDEIRRTRVEHVQRLLTDTDLPIYEIARRTGFGSPKRLATVFAHFTGRTPTACRRGAMEKANSVRRNERVTTTPRKPSLPTRRK, from the coding sequence GTGCTGCAACGAGGCGCGAAATCGGTCGCATTGCTCGCGCGATTGGATTGGGGATTCTCTCGCGCGGCGATCCGGGGCGCCAGCCTGCATGCGCACACGGCCGGTTGGCACCTGCACCTGGGCCCGCCCGTGCCGGACATCATCCCCCTGCTGCGCGAGTGGAGCGTAGACGGCGTCATCGGATACGTCCCCAGCGAAAGCTTCCGAACCGCGTTGACCCATGTTTGCCCGAACGTCGTCTCCCTCTCCAACATCGTGAAGGCCACTGGTGACGGGTCAGATCGGCTGCGCGTCGTAAGCGCCGATGACGCAGCCGTGGGCGCCATGGCGGCCCAGCACTTCATCGAACGTCGATTCCGACACTTCGCCTACCTCGGTTACGCCGACATGCTATACAGCGTCGATCGCGAACGGGGGTTTTGTGAAAAGGTGCGATTGCACGGCATGAAGGTGGCGGTTTATCACGCCGCCCGACCGTCCGCGAACACGTTCCCGCGCAGCCTGAAGGCGTTCGACGATGGTGGCTTGGCGAAGTGGCTCCGCGAAATGCCCAAACCCGTCGCAATCCTGACCTGCCACGATGCCTGCGCCATGCAACTGGCCGAGACGTGCCGAATCGCCGGGCTGGCCGTGCCTGAGCAGGTGGCGATCGTGGGGGTGGACGATGACGAGGCGCTGTGCCTGGCAGCGTGGCCCCCACTGTCAAGCGTGCAGTTGCCGGCCGAGCAGATCGGCCGACAGGCGGCGCTCTGCCTGCAACGGATGATGGAGCGAAACGCCACCGAAGCGGCCACGTTGCTCCCACCGACGCGCGTGGTCACGCGACAGTCGTCGGACATCATCGCCGTCGACGACGACGACGTCGCCGGCGCGATCCGTATTATTCGCGATGCCGGCGGCTGCATCACCGTCAGCGAGTTGATGCAACGCCTGACCATCTCCCGGCGCGCGTTGCAGATGAAGTTCCACCGCTTGCTGGGCCGCTCGCCATTAGACGAGATTCGCCGCACCCGCGTCGAACACGTCCAGCGACTGCTGACCGACACCGATCTGCCCATCTACGAGATCGCCCGCCGCACCGGCTTCGGCAGCCCCAAGCGGCTGGCGACGGTCTTCGCACATTTCACCGGCCGAACCCCCACTGCCTGCCGCCGCGGTGCGATGGAGAAAGCCAATTCAGTCCGTCGCAACGAGCGCGTTACAACAACACCAAGAAAGCCGTCCTTACCAACCCGTCGAAAGTAG